A window of the Natronomonas salina genome harbors these coding sequences:
- a CDS encoding DNA polymerase sliding clamp: MFKAIVSADTLGAALDSVSVLVDECKIRLEEEGLTIRAVDPANVGMVDLELSASAFESYETDGGIIGVNLDRLEDIVGMADSGQLVNLELDEETRKLHISLDGLEYTLALIDPDSIRQEPDLPDLDLSSEIVIEGKDIARAVKAADMVSDHIALGVDPDAEQFYVDAEGDTDDVHLELGREDLIDLTAGEARSLFSLDYLKDMNKAIPSDAEVTMELGEEFPVKMHFDFAEGDGHVTFMLAPRIQSD; the protein is encoded by the coding sequence ATGTTCAAGGCTATCGTGAGTGCGGACACGCTCGGGGCGGCGCTGGACTCCGTCAGCGTCCTGGTCGACGAGTGCAAGATCCGCCTCGAGGAGGAGGGCCTCACGATCCGGGCGGTGGACCCGGCGAACGTCGGCATGGTCGATCTCGAACTCTCGGCGTCCGCCTTCGAGTCCTACGAGACCGACGGGGGCATCATCGGCGTCAACCTCGACCGGCTGGAGGACATCGTGGGAATGGCCGACTCCGGCCAGCTCGTCAACCTCGAGCTGGACGAGGAGACCCGCAAGCTCCACATCTCGCTGGACGGTCTCGAGTACACCCTGGCGCTCATCGACCCCGACTCCATCCGCCAGGAGCCCGACCTGCCGGACCTGGACCTCTCCTCGGAGATCGTCATCGAGGGCAAGGACATCGCCCGCGCCGTCAAGGCCGCCGACATGGTCTCCGACCACATCGCCTTGGGCGTCGACCCCGACGCCGAGCAGTTCTACGTCGACGCGGAGGGCGACACCGACGACGTCCACCTCGAACTGGGCCGCGAGGACCTCATCGACCTCACCGCCGGCGAAGCCCGGTCGCTGTTCTCGCTGGACTACCTCAAGGACATGAACAAGGCCATCCCCTCCGACGCGGAGGTCACGATGGAGCTCGGCGAGGAGTTCCCCGTCAAGATGCACTTCGACTTCGCGGAGGGCGACGGCCACGTGACGTTCATGCTGGCGCCGCGCATCCAGAGCGACTGA